From the genome of Fusarium oxysporum f. sp. lycopersici 4287 chromosome 3, whole genome shotgun sequence, one region includes:
- a CDS encoding hypothetical protein (At least one base has a quality score < 10), with protein MTTSIYSEAAALQALIEANLRVLYPVHQMEVVTYKGDDGQVFACVVRVPSHRKWYMGEVEILHKGEPGDLPWGFKHSLESVFRETQELLGTQLQRLSLRG; from the exons ATGACAACAAGCATTTACAGTGAAGCAGCAGCCTTGCAGGCCTTGATAGAGG CGAACCTGCGGGTGTTATACCCCGTGCACCAGATGGAGGTCGTGACATACAAGGGCGACGACGGTCAGGTTTTTGCTTGCGTAGTTAGGGTACCAAGTCATCGCAAGTGGTACATGGGAGAGGTGGAGATTTTGCACAAAGGCGAGCCTGGTGATCTGCCATGGGGTTTCAAGCACTCTCTGGAGAGTGTTTTCCGTGAAACTCAGGAGCTATTGGGGACTCAATTACAGAGGCTAAGTCTCCGAGGGTGA
- a CDS encoding hypothetical protein (At least one base has a quality score < 10), with the protein MESDCHQHLHQRLSAIAPATPLAASHFRSFLLRDIGTYHSRIKATGAITPGCPRSREPAVIRAKAYNCNKELFSVMYSNYRLFGSGYLPLLAFDDEMIDDLSSSSQSRERGTRTQLSRAAILKAWNANKRHLRSVSDPKMLSNYGVRKKVTLRFDIILIMRSNGYFQATRESHTGPLNRTAPLVGELSLHHLPFWTIPTKEINAILFTQAARFALPLDHIFFRAATGFAEQPAPSNVAERYVQSILGFYTAQMLCQLLVHSFIGEKMLYYDQWI; encoded by the coding sequence ATGGAAAGTGATTGCCATCAACACCTACATCAGAGACTTTCTGCAATTGCCCCTGCAACGCCTCTTGCAGCAAGCCACTTCCGCTCGTTTCTCCTTCGAGATATCGGAACGTACCACTCTCGAATCAAGGCAACGGGAGCCATCACCCCAGGCTGCCCCAGGAGTCGTGAGCCTGCCGTTATCCGTGCCAAGGCATATAACTGCAATAAAGAACTCTTCTCGGTCATGTACAGCAACTATCGTCTCTTCGGGTCTGGATACCTTCCTTTACTAGCGTTCGATGACGAGATGATTGAcgatctctcttcttccagtcAGAGTCGCGAACGGGGCACCAGAACGCAGCTGTCCCGTGCCGCAATTCTGAAGGCCTGGAATGCGAATAAGCGACACCTGAGGTCTGTATCAGATCCAAAGATGCTGTCAAATTATGGAGTTCGAAAAAAGGTCACCTTGCGCTTCGACATCATATTGATAATGCGGTCCAATGGCTATTTCCAGGCTACTCGTGAAAGCCACACCGGGCCACTCAACCGGACAGCTCCTCTTGTAGGGGAACTCAGTCTTCATCATTTACCATTCTGGACGATCCCCACCAAGGAAATAAACGCAATTCTATTTACGCAGGCCGCTCGCTTTGCTCTTCCTCTGGACCACATATTTTTCCGAGCCGCCACCGGCTTCGCTGAGCAACCAGCACCGTCCAACGTAGCAGAGCGTTACGTCCAAAGTATCCTCGGCTTTTACACGGCTCAGATGCTTTGTCAACTCTTGGTTCACAGCTTTATTGGCGAGAAAATGCTGTATTACGACCAGTGGATCTAG
- a CDS encoding hypothetical protein (At least one base has a quality score < 10): MSIYGRATFSAAGYAAARPTYPATLFKTILGYYHHEDPHGTLLDLGSGHGIVARELSPRFARAIAIDPSAGMMQQGMQATAQFSKISFRQSSAEDLSFLPAHSVDMAVAGESAHWFDYPRVWPELSRVVKSGGSLAFWGYKDNIIIGHPQANKIFEMFCYGEGDVSPGLEGLNQYWERPARDILRGLLADVKPPESEWDKIKRITYNVDKDTTEVADPETAWMRSKINLGQFEAYVRAFTAYRGWMDAHPDKKSRAEGGEGDIVDILFDQILEAEPEWKAQGDRWRDIEVESVWGTYILLAKRK, from the exons ATGTCCATTTATGG GAGGGCAACTTTCTCTGCTGCAGGGTACGCCGCAGCCAGGCCCACGTATCCTGCAACTCTGTTCAAGACAATTCTGGGGTATTATCATCATGAGGATCCTCATGGTACGCTGCTGGACTTGGGTTCTGGCCATGGAATTGTTGCTAGGGAGCTGAGCCCCCGCTTTGCCAGAGCCATCGCCATTGACCCAAGTGCTGGTATGATGCAGCAAGGAATGCAAGCCACTGCCCAGTTCTCCAAGATCTCGTTCCGCCAGAGCAGCGCCGAGGACTTGTCTTTTCTACCGGCGCACTCGGTAGACATGGCTGTAGCCGGCGAGTCAGCGCATTGGTTCGACTACCCCAGAGTCTGGCCAGAGTTGTCCAGGGTAGTCAAGTCAGGCGGCTCACTGGCCTTTTGGGGGTACAAGgacaacatcatcattggACACCCGCAAGCCAACAAGATATTTGAGATGTTCTGCTACGGTGAAGGAGATGTGTCGCCCGGGCTGGAGGGGTTGAACCAGTATTGGGAGCGTCCCGCGCGAGACATCCTCCGGGGCCTGTTGGCGGACGTCAAGCCCCCTGAGTCGGAGTGGGACAAGATCAAGCGAATCACTTATAACGTTGACAAAGATACGACTGAGGTTGCAGACCCAGAGACGGCCTGGATGAGGAGCAAGATCAATTTAGGGCAGTTCGAGGCTTATGTGCGGGCCTTCACTGCGTACCGGGGTTGGATGGATGCGCACCCGGACAAGAAGAGCCGTGCCGAAGGTGGTGAGGGAGACATTGTGGACATCTTGTTTGACCAGATCCTGGAGGCAGAACCCGAGTGGAAGGCACAGGGTGATCGCTGGAGAGATATCGAGGTTGAATCAGTCTGGGGCACGTACATTTTACTG